The DNA segment TCACCGTGAGCACGGCCCCGGCGCTCGACGAATGTCCAATCAGCCGCGTGTACCCGGCGCGGCTCTTCGGGTCAGGTTGGTGGACGAGACCGTCCGGGTCCGCCGCCGCTTCCAGCGTCCAAGCCGGCTCCAGGTCGACGGCGCCGGGGTAGCGGGCAGAGCGAGTCCGGATGTGCTCGGCGTCCTCACTGTCCCACCAGAGGCTGTCGGCCACGACTCAATGTAGCGCGTTGGCACACGCCCGTCTGCAGGTCGTCCACCTCGGAGCCGGTGAGGCCTCGGGCTGCCCCGATCGGCCGTGACACACCGACTTACCAAATGGCGCAGAACCGCGCTTCTGCATCGTTCGCGAGGAGCACCTATCCGTCGTGGCGCTCTTCTTTAGCCGCCGCTCCTCGCCGGCGGCGCTTGTGAC comes from the Mycobacteriales bacterium genome and includes:
- a CDS encoding transposase, whose product is MADSLWWDSEDAEHIRTRSARYPGAVDLEPAWTLEAAADPDGLVHQPDPKSRAGYTRLIGHSSSAGAVLTVIVDPYDGSGVTAWIARGADLRHYLDSKESRND